A window from Candidatus Omnitrophota bacterium encodes these proteins:
- the recA gene encoding recombinase RecA, with the protein MVKKDEKEVKREEKEAQKEQGERTKALELALAHIEKQFGKGSIMKLGQETHVTVESIPTGALSLDLAIGVGGIPRGRVVEIYGPESSGKTTLSLSVIAEAQKKGGTAAFIDAEHAFDSTYAKKLGVNLDDLLISQPDSGEQALEICETLVKSSAVDVVVIDSVAALVPRAEIEGEMGDSHVGLQARLMSQALRKLTSSISKSKTSVIFINQIREKIGVMFGNPETTPGGRALKFYASVRLDIRRIENIKINDQSVGSHVRVKVVKNKVAPPFRQAEFDIIYNEGISRTGDIIDLAANLGVVEKSGSWLIYNGEKLGQGRENAKVFLKENPKVLHELEKKIKEKTIA; encoded by the coding sequence ATGGTAAAGAAGGACGAAAAGGAAGTAAAAAGGGAAGAAAAAGAGGCGCAGAAGGAGCAGGGAGAGCGCACAAAGGCGCTCGAATTGGCGCTGGCGCACATTGAGAAGCAGTTTGGCAAGGGTTCCATAATGAAGCTGGGGCAAGAGACCCATGTGACCGTCGAATCTATCCCGACAGGCGCTCTTTCACTCGACCTGGCGATAGGCGTAGGCGGCATACCCAGGGGTCGCGTTGTTGAGATATACGGCCCGGAATCATCCGGCAAGACTACGCTCTCATTGAGCGTGATCGCCGAGGCGCAGAAGAAAGGCGGGACCGCCGCTTTCATCGACGCAGAACATGCGTTCGATTCCACATACGCGAAGAAGTTGGGTGTGAACCTCGACGATCTTTTAATATCCCAGCCGGATTCCGGAGAGCAGGCGCTTGAGATCTGCGAGACGCTGGTAAAGTCCAGCGCGGTCGACGTTGTCGTCATCGATTCGGTCGCAGCGTTAGTTCCCCGCGCCGAGATCGAAGGCGAGATGGGCGATTCACACGTAGGCTTGCAGGCGAGGCTGATGTCACAGGCGCTGCGCAAGCTGACGTCCTCGATAAGCAAATCCAAGACCTCGGTCATATTCATCAACCAGATCCGCGAGAAGATAGGCGTTATGTTCGGAAATCCCGAGACGACGCCGGGCGGCCGGGCGCTCAAATTTTACGCGTCGGTCAGGCTCGATATAAGGAGGATTGAGAACATAAAGATCAACGACCAGTCTGTCGGAAGCCACGTCAGGGTAAAGGTGGTCAAGAACAAGGTCGCCCCGCCGTTCCGCCAGGCAGAGTTCGATATAATCTACAACGAAGGCATTTCAAGGACCGGCGATATCATAGACCTCGCCGCGAACCTCGGCGTCGTCGAGAAATCAGGATCCTGGCTTATTTACAACGGCGAGAAACTCGGCCAGGGCAGGGAGAACGCCAAGGTCTTCCTTAAGGAAAACCCAAAAGTCCTCCACGAACTGGAAAAGAAGATAAAAGAAAAAACCATCGCGTAA
- a CDS encoding discoidin domain-containing protein produces the protein MSGKKLGFVLVLSVLACFSQFSHAAEWKASASSSGENLNPQSAIDSDPSTRWSSTFEDNQWLIIDLGQPTEIKKITLTWEAAYGSDYNILVSNDKTSWKKVYEKKNGSGGTEIIKLTPVKARYVKLDLIKRATKWGFSFFEVEFNAPDPIKAKATASSGDADYSADKAIDGNMQSRWSSKFEDNQWWQAEFDTPHNICGVVLKWENAFTEIYNIEVKGTSGNWKKVYETTEGDGNTDIIYFEPVVATALKINCIQRGTGWGNSLWEVTFLDGDKPPVVTRNGAQTDIKLPARINLGGIILRWDENYPKSFTVEASADGQAWNEVFKTDKNTSKDNWIYFKAGPVREFRVNCLASATGKECVLKSFEPKSGEEQATPIKIYQSLAKQSPPGYYPMWLRRAQEFWTVVGAPDSNDEGLLSETGSFEPYKGGFSVMPFIYDGKKLYTANDCKVTQSLLEDYLPVPTVKWDHSDWTLEVTAISAGGSTMEVRYRFKNTGNKPFSGLFDLAVRPVQLNPIWQYGGFSPINKVECAPPKLLINGQAKLATGTVGVKMAAVPFSSGDIIDFMEKGGLPDSASAQSSEGTASAGLSYELKAAPGETKDFIIRFPGDGTIADFDTELQKQAAMWAGFENRFTINIPEKRLIDVMKTNIAYILINKDGPWIKPGSRNYSHSWMRDGCLTSAALLKVGVVEPVKEWLDAFSSKVADNGFVPYIIFEGGNAVGNNDNGSGEGVEWDAQGEYVFAVRNYVDYSGDKEYLPKIYPKVVKVLEFTRSLRRRTMGTDFKTDPKKQPYYGILPKSNSHEGYYPAMTSYWDDFFALKGFKDGVYLANLMGDKASAEWMQKEVDDFRKCLYDSIKLVAERDKINYIAGCVEKGDFDSTSTAIAIVAAGELEYMPKDLLKNTFDRYYNDVSKGMEPGHERTFTPYEVRSANAYFRMDQRERGLAMLRYFTKDSVRPYGWNHMAEVVYAKPRTPSYIGDMPHTWVGSGYIDAVRTMFVYDDNGKLILGEGLAAEWFDQGIEVKDLPTPYGKICYVIKKEGDTIKYFIYGTAKPPKGVKFVLPTELRGLKIEEMKAKQE, from the coding sequence CGCCGCGGAATGGAAGGCATCCGCATCTTCAAGCGGAGAGAATCTCAATCCACAGTCCGCCATAGACAGCGACCCGTCTACCCGTTGGTCCAGCACGTTCGAAGACAACCAATGGTTGATCATCGACCTCGGCCAACCTACCGAGATAAAGAAGATAACTCTCACCTGGGAAGCCGCCTACGGGAGCGATTATAACATCCTCGTCTCCAACGATAAGACCTCATGGAAAAAAGTCTATGAAAAGAAGAACGGTTCCGGCGGGACCGAGATCATAAAGCTCACCCCGGTCAAAGCCCGTTACGTGAAGCTTGACCTTATCAAGCGGGCGACCAAATGGGGTTTCTCCTTTTTTGAGGTCGAATTTAACGCGCCTGACCCGATAAAGGCGAAGGCTACCGCCTCATCCGGCGACGCCGATTACAGCGCAGATAAGGCGATAGATGGGAATATGCAGTCGCGCTGGTCGAGCAAGTTCGAGGACAACCAGTGGTGGCAGGCCGAGTTCGACACCCCCCACAACATTTGCGGTGTCGTCCTTAAATGGGAGAACGCTTTTACCGAGATATATAATATAGAAGTTAAGGGCACCTCAGGCAACTGGAAGAAGGTATACGAGACCACCGAGGGCGACGGCAACACCGACATAATCTATTTTGAGCCGGTCGTAGCGACCGCGCTCAAGATAAACTGCATCCAGCGCGGCACCGGCTGGGGCAATTCCCTCTGGGAAGTGACTTTCCTCGACGGGGATAAGCCGCCGGTAGTTACCAGGAACGGCGCACAGACCGATATAAAACTGCCCGCAAGAATAAACCTGGGCGGGATCATCCTGAGATGGGATGAAAACTACCCTAAATCCTTTACCGTGGAGGCCTCGGCTGACGGACAGGCCTGGAATGAAGTATTCAAGACTGACAAGAATACGTCAAAAGACAACTGGATCTATTTCAAGGCCGGCCCTGTCAGGGAATTCAGGGTGAACTGCCTCGCATCGGCGACCGGGAAGGAATGCGTCCTGAAGAGTTTCGAGCCGAAGAGCGGCGAAGAGCAGGCGACGCCGATAAAGATCTACCAGTCGCTCGCGAAACAATCACCGCCCGGTTATTATCCGATGTGGCTGCGCAGGGCCCAGGAGTTCTGGACGGTTGTCGGCGCGCCGGATTCCAATGACGAAGGACTTTTGAGCGAGACGGGTAGCTTTGAGCCATATAAGGGCGGTTTCTCGGTCATGCCCTTTATCTACGACGGCAAGAAACTTTACACCGCTAATGACTGCAAAGTAACCCAGAGCCTGCTTGAAGATTACCTGCCGGTACCGACGGTAAAATGGGACCATAGCGATTGGACGCTTGAAGTTACGGCGATCTCGGCCGGCGGGTCGACGATGGAGGTCAGGTACAGGTTCAAGAATACCGGGAACAAGCCGTTCAGCGGGTTGTTCGACCTCGCGGTGAGGCCGGTTCAGTTGAATCCGATATGGCAGTACGGCGGTTTCAGCCCGATCAATAAGGTTGAATGCGCGCCTCCGAAACTCCTGATAAACGGCCAGGCTAAATTGGCCACGGGCACAGTTGGCGTTAAGATGGCAGCGGTGCCATTCTCTTCAGGAGATATCATCGATTTCATGGAAAAGGGCGGGTTGCCTGATTCCGCGTCCGCGCAAAGCAGCGAAGGGACAGCTTCGGCCGGGCTTTCTTATGAGCTCAAAGCCGCACCGGGCGAAACAAAGGATTTCATCATCCGGTTCCCGGGTGACGGGACGATCGCGGATTTCGATACCGAGCTCCAGAAACAGGCGGCCATGTGGGCCGGGTTTGAAAACCGCTTCACTATCAATATTCCCGAGAAACGCCTGATCGATGTCATGAAAACCAATATCGCCTACATCCTCATAAATAAGGACGGGCCGTGGATAAAGCCCGGCTCGCGCAATTACAGCCATTCATGGATGCGCGACGGTTGCCTGACGAGCGCGGCGCTCCTGAAGGTGGGCGTAGTTGAGCCGGTGAAGGAATGGCTCGACGCGTTCTCCTCAAAAGTCGCGGATAACGGGTTTGTCCCGTATATAATTTTCGAGGGAGGCAATGCCGTAGGCAATAATGATAACGGCTCGGGAGAAGGCGTCGAATGGGACGCGCAGGGAGAATATGTCTTCGCGGTCCGCAACTATGTGGACTATTCCGGGGATAAGGAATACCTTCCGAAGATCTATCCGAAGGTCGTAAAGGTCCTGGAATTCACCCGCAGCCTCCGCCGCCGCACTATGGGCACTGATTTTAAGACCGACCCTAAGAAACAGCCGTATTACGGGATACTTCCAAAATCAAACAGCCACGAAGGTTATTATCCCGCGATGACAAGCTACTGGGATGATTTCTTCGCGCTTAAAGGGTTCAAGGACGGGGTCTATCTCGCCAACCTTATGGGAGATAAGGCGAGCGCGGAATGGATGCAGAAGGAAGTAGACGATTTCCGCAAGTGCCTCTACGATTCGATAAAACTGGTAGCTGAGCGCGATAAGATTAATTATATCGCGGGATGCGTCGAGAAGGGAGACTTCGACTCGACCTCGACCGCCATCGCAATAGTTGCGGCCGGAGAATTGGAATACATGCCGAAGGACCTGCTGAAAAATACTTTCGACAGGTATTATAACGACGTCAGCAAAGGCATGGAGCCGGGCCACGAGAGGACATTCACTCCTTACGAGGTCCGCTCGGCGAACGCCTATTTCAGGATGGACCAGCGCGAACGCGGCCTCGCCATGCTAAGGTATTTTACGAAAGACTCGGTCAGGCCGTACGGCTGGAACCATATGGCTGAGGTCGTATACGCCAAACCGCGCACGCCTTCGTATATCGGCGATATGCCGCATACATGGGTCGGTTCGGGTTATATCGACGCGGTCCGGACGATGTTCGTCTATGATGATAACGGCAAGCTTATACTCGGCGAAGGACTGGCCGCGGAATGGTTTGACCAGGGTATCGAGGTCAAGGACCTGCCTACGCCCTACGGCAAGATCTGCTACGTGATAAAGAAAGAAGGCGATACCATTAAGTATTTCATCTACGGCACCGCCAAACCCCCCAAGGGCGTAAAATTCGTCCTGCCTACAGAGCTTAGAGGCCTCAAGATCGAGGAGATGAAAGCGAAGCAGGAATAA